The sequence below is a genomic window from Paenibacillus silvisoli.
CCGTTCATCCCCATCTGCAACTTGCCCACCTCACCTCACCTCACCTCTCCTCATGCATCCAGCGTTAATTTCCAGTACGCGATTCGATCCCGCTTCCATGTATAGGTGATGTGCAGCTCATTGCCCTTAGAGACGATCGCCGGATAGGAGTACTCTCCCGGCTCATTCTCCAGCACAAACTCGTCGCCCCACGTAAGGCCGTTATCGCCGGAAAAGCGCACCACGAGCGGAGTTCGCGGGCTGTCCGTCGCATACCCGGTAACCGGATTAAAGATCAGCGCTAACCTGCCGTTATCCATCAACGTCACATCGATCCCGCTATTGTTGTTCGGAAGCGATATCGGATACGCTTGGCACCAGGTCCGTCCGTTGTCCTCCGAGTCGCTGCGGAAGATCGAGCCTTCCGTGCTGCGAAGCAGCATATGCACGCGTTCTTCGCCCGAAGTCCACAGAGTCGGCTGAATGAGCCCTTTCGCGAACCAATGGTCGGCGCCTACATACGTCGTCAAATCCATCGGCACATGCTCGCTCTTGCTCCATGTTTGACCGTTGTCGCGCGAAATATCAACGAATGATTCCCAAATTTGTTTCCCCGCGGCATCGGGATCATGCCGCTCCACCGAAGCCGGAGCCAATAGCGTTCCATTCGGCAGCGTGATCGGTTTATTGCGCACGGGACCGCGGCCTCCGATATCGCCCGGAACTAAATCCCTCGGCTCCGTCCATGTCATGCCGCCGTCCTCGGAGCAGCTAATGCGCGTGAACCAATCCGTGATTTCGTGGCCCACTTTATAGAACAACAACAGTGAATCCCCTTGGGCGAACAACACCGGATTCCAGTGGGCAATCCCTTCCTCATCGGCCGCCTTGAAGGGAGCCGACCATTCGCCGTCAACGCGCCTTGCCATCCAGACCGCCACGTCGCTGGATTTTTCGTACTTGCCGGCAAACCATGCCGCGACGACGTCGCCGTTCGGCAGCACGGCGACCGTCGAAGCATGACTGCTTCGGAACGGCTGCCCCTCTTCAAAAATATATTGCTTCTCCACAGCAATCCCGTTCATCTTCTCCACTTCCGCTCACGCTCCATCAACATTTGATTGCAAGCCGCTGCGATCCCTGATCTCCTGACGATACTGATTCGGCGACTTCCCTTCCAATTTCTTAAACGTGCGAAGGAACGTCGTCCGATTAAAGAAACCGGCCTTCTCCGAAATATCGTTCACGGTAAACGCGGAATGCTCCAGCAGATCCTTTGCCAGCCGGATCCGAAGCTCGCTTATATAATCCGAAAGATTCGTATTGAAATGCTCCTTGAACACACGGGAAACATATTTCACCGAAACGCCCATCTTATCGGCGATATGCTCCAGGTGCACATCCATCGTGTAGTTCTCTTCTACGTACTGCTTAATCGTCTGCGCCAGCGTGTTTGATTTGTAGGAAGCGGTCTTCGAACTAAAGGCGGCATCGATAATGCCGAATAGGTACGCGAGCAATCGCTGCTGCCGTTCCGCCAGCTTTGCCTCCGTCGGCAGCGCGCTCACGCCGCCTTGAATGTCGGCATCGTCCAGTAGCTGAGCCGCATCGATGCCCCGCTCCGCCGTGAAACGCGCGGCCGTACCGTACATTTCATCGATCAACGCATTACGGTCCAGAAGCGAGTGCTCCGTCCGAACGAGAAGATCTTCCACAGCCAGCTCCACGTCTTCCTTGCTGCCAAACTTTAATGCCTTTAACAGCTTGTTCTCGTCGGCGTACGTATAGTGCACGTCCCCGCTATTCTTCGCATCCGTAGCGTACGCGATCTGCGCCGGCACGGTACCGCCGCTGCCCGCAGGCTGAACCGTGCGCAACGCGCTCATCGCGCCGCGATACGATTTCGCGATGCCATCCAGCCCGGCAAACGCCAACCCGACCCCGATGCGAATCGAGTAGTACTTCATGTCGTACTCGAACGTGCGCAGAAACTGCTCGAGCCCGTTCTTAAACCGTGCCGACTCTTCCTCCGAATCGACGTTCACGATGCATAGATAGAGATGATCGTTGTTTTCCAAAATATACAGCTGGGCAAACTGCGACAGGTAGCCAAGGATCAAGTTTTTCATTTTATTTTCAATGACGATACGCTCGAAATCTTGAATCTCCTCGAAGAAGCTCTCTTTGAATTCGAACGTAATCGCGCAGCACAAATAGCTTTCCTTCCTAAATTGCAAATGCGTCTGCATCATCCGAACGAGCTCCTCGTCCCGCTTCCGGTTCCGTTCCGTCCCCCGAATGATCTGATGAAGCGCATGATCCATATAGTCTCGCGCCATCACTTGCCACTCGTCCAAGTAATGGTCACGATACGTAATTAATTGCCTAATCCCATCCCCGATCGTATGCAGATCGTTCGGCCGCTTGGTGCGATCAAGATCGCCGCTCCATGGCTTCCGCCGGTCTTCCTCCAGAAACAGCTCGACGATTCTGCGAATCGGCCGATACAAATTCAAAGAAAACAGGAATGCCACCGCGACGCCTACCAAACATAGCACGATGCTAATTCCGGTAATTAACCGCAGGATGCCTTTGGCTTGGCTTTGAAACACGGAGGTTGGCGTAATGGCATAGTAGGTCCAATTAAAGGTGTCCGTCATGACCGATGAAACAATATAATGATCGTTATCCTTCATGTGTTGAATATTGGCGAATTGTTCGCTTGTAGACAGCACCAGCCCGCCATCGCCGTCGACAATCAGCACTTCCGTAGCCCCTTGGTCTAAAACGGGCTGCATGGCTTCCAAAACCTTCGTTACCGGTACCGTTGCCACAAGCACGGCCCGATGCTGCCCCGCGATATTCCGGACTAGCACCGAAAAGACGCTTTTCTTCTGAAAGCTCGTTTGCACGTTAGCCGGCTTTAAAATTTCGATCGACTTCTCGGAGTGCAATGCTGCCAGCCAATAGTCGGCGTCAAGCCCCATATAACGGTGAAACTTATTGAAGAACCAGTAAAAATCGTTCGCGCCGCTGCTCGTCATGACGTAGGAGCCGTCAACATAGACGAACAAATCGTCCGTAAATTGGTTCACATGAAACTTCGTGCGGTCAATGCTTTGAAAGAGCTGCTGCAGCTCTGCCCGGCTCTCGTCATTGTGCAGGGCCGACGTCCGCAGCAGCCTTCTCGCCGCCGGATCGCCATAGAAATTGACGCCCGCTTCGTAAATTCGATTCCAGTAGGATTCTACGGTTTTCGTTGATGAGGTTAAATGCAGCTCCATCTTCTCCGCATATTCCTTCTTCAGCTCTTCAACGAAATTCGCATACGTAATAAGGCCGAATATCACGATCGGAATGAGCAGCGACAAAAAAGAGAGGAGGATCTTCACAAACATCTTATTGACCTTAATAAAGTCAAACCATTTGTTCATGTCGTCCCCCCTCCCGTTTGTATGATTACGCTTCTATTATTTCGCTCTCTGCAAAGCAGCGTTATAGATCGATTCCAGCTGATCGGCGCCTGCATCCGTCAGCTTCTTCGCCCATGCGTCGAAATCGGAAAGCGGCTTCGTACCAATAATAAACTTTACTACATCCTCCTGCAGAATGGACAGCTTCGACGAGATATCTTTCATCGTCTCCGTCTCCTCTTCGGTAAACACAGGCGCCAAGCTTGGCGCATAGTAAGCGCCTGGATCGGCGATCAGCTTCTCGCCCCAACGCACGAGATCCGGCGAAGAGCTTTGCACCATCGGGCCTTCGTCTACGTGAACCGACAGCGCAAGCAAACCAAGTCCAATCTCGGACAGCATCGTACGCACAGGGTCTGCCGAGCTGCTGTATTTGTCGATGATCGACTTCGTCATTTGCGGCTTGCCGTCCACCAGCTCATACGTGTCGCCCTGAATACCGAAGTTCGTCGCAAGCGTACCTTCCGGTCCATACATCCAATCGAACATTTTGATCAAGGCTTCCGGATTTTTCGTCTTGGAGCTGATGACATAGTTATCCACGAGCCAGCCTTTCGGATACAACCAGCCTTTGGTTTCCCCTTTACCGTTCTTCAAGTACGGAATAAGGTCAAACTTCGCGTTTGGATCGACTTCCTGCAGCGCCTTATTGTAGTTCACGGCAAACGAGTTGTTATCATAGTAGAAGAACGATTTGCCCGTGCTTAATTTTTGGTCCCAATTCTCTTTCGTGTTAATCGCAAAGTCAGGGTCGAGAAGCTTCTCGGCATACAGCTTATTTAGATAAGCAAGCACGTCCTTGAAGGCCGGTTTATTTAATCCGTAGAAATAGGCATTCGTTTTATCGTCATACGTAATGCCATAGCCGCTGCCCATTCCGAGCGAGAACGCATCCATGAACGACATGCCCCGCGTGGTGAACGGGTAGGAGTCCGGGTTGGCTTCTTTCATGGCTTTCAGCACCGTGTACAGCTCATCGAAAGTCGTTGGCGCCTTAAGCCCCAGCTTTTCCAGGATATCGGTGCGGATCAGAAGCGCTTTGCCGCCTTGAATCTTGTAATTTTCCGTGATCGGGAACGAATACAGCTTGCCGTCCACGCTTAATTTTTTGATTTCGGGATTCTCTTCGACGATCTTCGAAAAGTTAGGCATCTGATCCAAGTAGTCCGAAATCGGCACGAACATCCCCGTTTTGGC
It includes:
- a CDS encoding helix-turn-helix domain-containing protein, producing the protein MNKWFDFIKVNKMFVKILLSFLSLLIPIVIFGLITYANFVEELKKEYAEKMELHLTSSTKTVESYWNRIYEAGVNFYGDPAARRLLRTSALHNDESRAELQQLFQSIDRTKFHVNQFTDDLFVYVDGSYVMTSSGANDFYWFFNKFHRYMGLDADYWLAALHSEKSIEILKPANVQTSFQKKSVFSVLVRNIAGQHRAVLVATVPVTKVLEAMQPVLDQGATEVLIVDGDGGLVLSTSEQFANIQHMKDNDHYIVSSVMTDTFNWTYYAITPTSVFQSQAKGILRLITGISIVLCLVGVAVAFLFSLNLYRPIRRIVELFLEEDRRKPWSGDLDRTKRPNDLHTIGDGIRQLITYRDHYLDEWQVMARDYMDHALHQIIRGTERNRKRDEELVRMMQTHLQFRKESYLCCAITFEFKESFFEEIQDFERIVIENKMKNLILGYLSQFAQLYILENNDHLYLCIVNVDSEEESARFKNGLEQFLRTFEYDMKYYSIRIGVGLAFAGLDGIAKSYRGAMSALRTVQPAGSGGTVPAQIAYATDAKNSGDVHYTYADENKLLKALKFGSKEDVELAVEDLLVRTEHSLLDRNALIDEMYGTAARFTAERGIDAAQLLDDADIQGGVSALPTEAKLAERQQRLLAYLFGIIDAAFSSKTASYKSNTLAQTIKQYVEENYTMDVHLEHIADKMGVSVKYVSRVFKEHFNTNLSDYISELRIRLAKDLLEHSAFTVNDISEKAGFFNRTTFLRTFKKLEGKSPNQYRQEIRDRSGLQSNVDGA
- a CDS encoding sialidase family protein, with translation MNGIAVEKQYIFEEGQPFRSSHASTVAVLPNGDVVAAWFAGKYEKSSDVAVWMARRVDGEWSAPFKAADEEGIAHWNPVLFAQGDSLLLFYKVGHEITDWFTRISCSEDGGMTWTEPRDLVPGDIGGRGPVRNKPITLPNGTLLAPASVERHDPDAAGKQIWESFVDISRDNGQTWSKSEHVPMDLTTYVGADHWFAKGLIQPTLWTSGEERVHMLLRSTEGSIFRSDSEDNGRTWCQAYPISLPNNNSGIDVTLMDNGRLALIFNPVTGYATDSPRTPLVVRFSGDNGLTWGDEFVLENEPGEYSYPAIVSKGNELHITYTWKRDRIAYWKLTLDA
- a CDS encoding extracellular solute-binding protein, which encodes MKQRKMAIVLILCLLLSVLAVACSSNSKESDNTGTTSSESPASNSDGEAAKEEVTVRWMRGENPAQAIMTKTPVLEEILKQTGVKIDLEPVPGSNYLDKKSALLSTNNIPDIMGVEAGEVVRYAKTGMFVPISDYLDQMPNFSKIVEENPEIKKLSVDGKLYSFPITENYKIQGGKALLIRTDILEKLGLKAPTTFDELYTVLKAMKEANPDSYPFTTRGMSFMDAFSLGMGSGYGITYDDKTNAYFYGLNKPAFKDVLAYLNKLYAEKLLDPDFAINTKENWDQKLSTGKSFFYYDNNSFAVNYNKALQEVDPNAKFDLIPYLKNGKGETKGWLYPKGWLVDNYVISSKTKNPEALIKMFDWMYGPEGTLATNFGIQGDTYELVDGKPQMTKSIIDKYSSSADPVRTMLSEIGLGLLALSVHVDEGPMVQSSSPDLVRWGEKLIADPGAYYAPSLAPVFTEEETETMKDISSKLSILQEDVVKFIIGTKPLSDFDAWAKKLTDAGADQLESIYNAALQRAK